One genomic segment of Gasterosteus aculeatus chromosome 6, fGasAcu3.hap1.1, whole genome shotgun sequence includes these proteins:
- the LOC120820505 gene encoding calpain-1 catalytic subunit isoform X1, whose protein sequence is MTFSLALFYPILPPSQPIQTSMYPTGGISSAIQANRLRADGMGSKEQAVLFSNQDYETLKQECLESGCLFEDSCFPAEPPSLGFKELAPYSSKTKDVVWMRPSELNDDPQFIVGGATRTDICQGALGDCWLLAAIGSLTLNERLLHRVVPHGQSFQDDYAGIFHFQFWQFGDWVDVVIDDRLPVKDGELMFVHSAEGNEYWSALLEKAYAKLSGSYEALSGGSTTEGFEDFTGGVSEMYELRSAPRDLHRIIGKALERDSLLGCSIDITSAFDMEAVTFKKLVKGHAYSVTGMKEVNFRGNMERLIRIRNPWGQVEWTGAWSDNSPEWNEIDPSEREDLHLKMEDGEFWMSFSEFKRQFSRLEICNLTPDTLSEDSLGKWHTMKFYGAWRRGSTAGGCRNSPNTFWINPQYKITLLEEDDDPEDDEVACSFLVALMQKDRRRYRRHGQDMHTIGFALYEIPEEYRGCQNVHLKKNFFLSHSSCARSETFINLREVSTRLRLPPGEYLIVPSTFEPSQEADFVLRVFTEKQSETEELDDEISADLGDDDVITEDDIDDSFKSMFAQLAGEDMEISVRELRTILNRVVCRHKDLKTDGFSVESCRTMVNLMDKDGSARLGLVEFQILWNKIRKWLVIFRDFDLDKSGAMSSYEMRLAVEAAGFKLNNRLNQILVARYAENEMVDFDNFICCLVKLEAMFRSFQQFDKEGSGEAEMNVTEWLYLTMCG, encoded by the exons ATGAccttttctctcgctctcttttatCCCATTCTCCCTCCCAGCCAGCCAATACAGACAAG TATGTATCCAACCGGAGGGATATCTTCAGCCATACAGGCCAACAGGCTACGAGCTGACGGCATGGGCTCCAAGGAGCAGGCGGTGCTCTTCTCCAACCAGGACTACGAGACCCTGAAGCAGGAATGTTTGGAGTCCGGCTGCCTGTTTGAAGACTCCTGTTTCCCCGCCGAGCCTCCATCACTGGGCTTCAAGGAGCTCGCCCCCTATTCCTCCAAAACTAAGGATGTGGTGTGGATGAGGCCCTCG GAACTGAATGACGATCCTCAGTTCATCGTGGGTGGGGCCACCAGAACTGACATCTGTCAGGGAGCGCTAG GCGACTGCTGGCTCTTAGCTGCTATCGGCTCTCTCACCCTCAACGAGAGGCTTCTTCATCGGGTTGTCCCTCACGGCCAGTCCTTTCAAGATGACTACGCAGGAATCTTCCACTTTCAG TTCTGGCAGTTCGGCGACTGGGTAGATGTTGTGATAGATGACAGGCTGCCTGTCAAAGACGGCGAGCTCATGTTTGTCCATTCTGCTGAGGGCAATGAATACTGGAGTGCGCTCCTGGAAAAAGCTTACGCCAA GCTGAGTGGCTCCTACGAGGCTCTGTCCGGAGGAAGCACCACTGAGGGGTTCGAGGACTTCACAGGCGGTGTGTCTGAGATGTACGAGCTCCGCAGTGCTCCCAGAGACCTGCACAGGATAATAGGCAAAGCCCTGGAGAGAGACTCTCTGCTGGGCTGCTCCATCGAT ATCACCAGTGCCTTCGACATGGAGGCCGTTACATTCAAGAAGCTGGTAAAGGGCCACGCCTACTCGGTAACCGGAATGAAGGAG GTCAACTTCCGCGGCAACATGGAACGCCTAATCCGGATACGTAACCCTTGGGGTCAGGTGGAGTGGACCGGTGCCTGGAGTGACAA TTCTCCTGAATGGAACGAGATTGACCCGTCTGAACGAGAAGACCTGCATCTGAAGATGGAAGACGGGGAGTTTTG GATGTCCTTCAGTGAATTCAAGAGGCAGTTTTCTCGGCTAGAGATCTGCAACTTGACTCCTGACACGCTGAGTGAGGACAGTCTCGGCAAGTGGCACACCATGAAGTTCTACGGCGCTTGGAGGAGGGGCAGCACTGCCGGAGGCTGCAGGAACAGTCCCA ACACGTTTTGGATCAACCCTCAGTACAAGATcacgctgctggaggaggatgacgaCCCGGAGGATGATGAGGTGGCGTGCAGTTTTTTAGTAGCCCTCATGCAGAAGGACCGCCGCAGATATCGGCGCCATGGTCAGGACATGCACACTATTGGCTTTGCTCTTTATGAG ATTCCAGAAGAG TACAGAGGCTGCCAGAATGTCCACTTGAAGAAAAATTTCTTCTTGAGCCATTCATCTTGCGCTCGCTCCGAGACCTTCATCAACCTGCGAGAGGTGAGCACGCGGCTCCGCCTGCCCCCCGGAGAGTACCTCATCGTCCCCTCCACCTTTGAGCCCAGCCAGGAGGCCGACTTTGTCCTCAGAGTCTTCACTGAGAAGCAATCAGAAACGGA GGAACTGGATGATGAAATCTCTGCCGATTTAGGAGATGAT GATGTAATAACTGAGGACGACATCGATGACTCCTTTAAGTCCATGTTTGCCCAGCTAGCAGGAGAG GACATGGAGATTTCTGTTCGTGAGCTTCGGACCATTCTAAACCGAGTCGTCTGCAGGC ACAAAGATCTAAAGACCGACGGCTTCAGTGTGGAGTCATGCAGGACCATGGTCAACCTGATGGAT AAAGATGGTAGTGCCCGTTTAGGGCTTGTGGAGTTCCAGATCCTCTGGAATAAAATCCGAAAGTGGCTG GTCATCTTTCGAGACTTTGACCTCGACAAGTCAGGGGCCATGAGCTCATATGAGATGCGTCTTGCTGTGGAGGCTGCGG GTTTTAAACTGAATAACCGACTCAACCAGATTCTGGTAGCCCGGTATGCGGAGAACGAGATGGTTGACTTTGACAACTTCATCTGCTGCTTGGTCAAGCTTGAAGCCATGTTTA GGTCTTTCCAGCAGTTTGACAAGGAAGGAT
- the LOC120820505 gene encoding calpain-1 catalytic subunit isoform X2, which translates to MYPTGGISSAIQANRLRADGMGSKEQAVLFSNQDYETLKQECLESGCLFEDSCFPAEPPSLGFKELAPYSSKTKDVVWMRPSELNDDPQFIVGGATRTDICQGALGDCWLLAAIGSLTLNERLLHRVVPHGQSFQDDYAGIFHFQFWQFGDWVDVVIDDRLPVKDGELMFVHSAEGNEYWSALLEKAYAKLSGSYEALSGGSTTEGFEDFTGGVSEMYELRSAPRDLHRIIGKALERDSLLGCSIDITSAFDMEAVTFKKLVKGHAYSVTGMKEVNFRGNMERLIRIRNPWGQVEWTGAWSDNSPEWNEIDPSEREDLHLKMEDGEFWMSFSEFKRQFSRLEICNLTPDTLSEDSLGKWHTMKFYGAWRRGSTAGGCRNSPNTFWINPQYKITLLEEDDDPEDDEVACSFLVALMQKDRRRYRRHGQDMHTIGFALYEIPEEYRGCQNVHLKKNFFLSHSSCARSETFINLREVSTRLRLPPGEYLIVPSTFEPSQEADFVLRVFTEKQSETEELDDEISADLGDDDVITEDDIDDSFKSMFAQLAGEDMEISVRELRTILNRVVCRHKDLKTDGFSVESCRTMVNLMDKDGSARLGLVEFQILWNKIRKWLVIFRDFDLDKSGAMSSYEMRLAVEAAGFKLNNRLNQILVARYAENEMVDFDNFICCLVKLEAMFRSFQQFDKEGSGEAEMNVTEWLYLTMCG; encoded by the exons ATGTATCCAACCGGAGGGATATCTTCAGCCATACAGGCCAACAGGCTACGAGCTGACGGCATGGGCTCCAAGGAGCAGGCGGTGCTCTTCTCCAACCAGGACTACGAGACCCTGAAGCAGGAATGTTTGGAGTCCGGCTGCCTGTTTGAAGACTCCTGTTTCCCCGCCGAGCCTCCATCACTGGGCTTCAAGGAGCTCGCCCCCTATTCCTCCAAAACTAAGGATGTGGTGTGGATGAGGCCCTCG GAACTGAATGACGATCCTCAGTTCATCGTGGGTGGGGCCACCAGAACTGACATCTGTCAGGGAGCGCTAG GCGACTGCTGGCTCTTAGCTGCTATCGGCTCTCTCACCCTCAACGAGAGGCTTCTTCATCGGGTTGTCCCTCACGGCCAGTCCTTTCAAGATGACTACGCAGGAATCTTCCACTTTCAG TTCTGGCAGTTCGGCGACTGGGTAGATGTTGTGATAGATGACAGGCTGCCTGTCAAAGACGGCGAGCTCATGTTTGTCCATTCTGCTGAGGGCAATGAATACTGGAGTGCGCTCCTGGAAAAAGCTTACGCCAA GCTGAGTGGCTCCTACGAGGCTCTGTCCGGAGGAAGCACCACTGAGGGGTTCGAGGACTTCACAGGCGGTGTGTCTGAGATGTACGAGCTCCGCAGTGCTCCCAGAGACCTGCACAGGATAATAGGCAAAGCCCTGGAGAGAGACTCTCTGCTGGGCTGCTCCATCGAT ATCACCAGTGCCTTCGACATGGAGGCCGTTACATTCAAGAAGCTGGTAAAGGGCCACGCCTACTCGGTAACCGGAATGAAGGAG GTCAACTTCCGCGGCAACATGGAACGCCTAATCCGGATACGTAACCCTTGGGGTCAGGTGGAGTGGACCGGTGCCTGGAGTGACAA TTCTCCTGAATGGAACGAGATTGACCCGTCTGAACGAGAAGACCTGCATCTGAAGATGGAAGACGGGGAGTTTTG GATGTCCTTCAGTGAATTCAAGAGGCAGTTTTCTCGGCTAGAGATCTGCAACTTGACTCCTGACACGCTGAGTGAGGACAGTCTCGGCAAGTGGCACACCATGAAGTTCTACGGCGCTTGGAGGAGGGGCAGCACTGCCGGAGGCTGCAGGAACAGTCCCA ACACGTTTTGGATCAACCCTCAGTACAAGATcacgctgctggaggaggatgacgaCCCGGAGGATGATGAGGTGGCGTGCAGTTTTTTAGTAGCCCTCATGCAGAAGGACCGCCGCAGATATCGGCGCCATGGTCAGGACATGCACACTATTGGCTTTGCTCTTTATGAG ATTCCAGAAGAG TACAGAGGCTGCCAGAATGTCCACTTGAAGAAAAATTTCTTCTTGAGCCATTCATCTTGCGCTCGCTCCGAGACCTTCATCAACCTGCGAGAGGTGAGCACGCGGCTCCGCCTGCCCCCCGGAGAGTACCTCATCGTCCCCTCCACCTTTGAGCCCAGCCAGGAGGCCGACTTTGTCCTCAGAGTCTTCACTGAGAAGCAATCAGAAACGGA GGAACTGGATGATGAAATCTCTGCCGATTTAGGAGATGAT GATGTAATAACTGAGGACGACATCGATGACTCCTTTAAGTCCATGTTTGCCCAGCTAGCAGGAGAG GACATGGAGATTTCTGTTCGTGAGCTTCGGACCATTCTAAACCGAGTCGTCTGCAGGC ACAAAGATCTAAAGACCGACGGCTTCAGTGTGGAGTCATGCAGGACCATGGTCAACCTGATGGAT AAAGATGGTAGTGCCCGTTTAGGGCTTGTGGAGTTCCAGATCCTCTGGAATAAAATCCGAAAGTGGCTG GTCATCTTTCGAGACTTTGACCTCGACAAGTCAGGGGCCATGAGCTCATATGAGATGCGTCTTGCTGTGGAGGCTGCGG GTTTTAAACTGAATAACCGACTCAACCAGATTCTGGTAGCCCGGTATGCGGAGAACGAGATGGTTGACTTTGACAACTTCATCTGCTGCTTGGTCAAGCTTGAAGCCATGTTTA GGTCTTTCCAGCAGTTTGACAAGGAAGGAT
- the LOC120820813 gene encoding uncharacterized protein LOC120820813 gives MTSTAERLARQKERAEGIGTNQQAVKFSQQDYETLRQECLKRGRLFEDDCFPAEPKSLGFNELGPYSSKTRGVVWKRPTDLCSEPQFIKDGATTTDICQGALGDCWLLAAIASLTLDQRILARVVPPGQSFSDDYAGIFHFQFWQFGEWVDVVIDDRVPTKDGKLLFVHSTEGSEFWSSLLEKAYAKVQGSYEALSGGNTIEGFEDFTGGIAEVYTLDKASAKLFHIMQRALSLGSLLGCSIDVIPICILICVLTCKKKQTHSRLIRSKRLFLFFLQITSAYETEAITALKLVKGHAYSVTDAKEVQFRGRPVQLVRIRNPWGQVEWTGPWSDESSEWDHVSEDEKSKLNHVADNGEFWMSYSDFIKQFTKLELCNLTPDTLMSDDVGHWNNYQFEGVWRVGSTAGGCRNNPATFTSNPQFVVRLEDVDDDPLDEEDGCTLLVGLMQKDGRRLKRLDRNLETIGFAIYKVPDEYKGCSNVHLGPDVLLRQKAVAMSSNFINTREVCDRFKLPPGEYAIVPSTFKPHKPGSFVLRVFSEKKAAASRLQVDIKAEIEEEEVSESDVDPRFKHLFKQIAGNDMEVSVFELITILNNVVSHHSDIKTDGFSLETGRLIVSLLDKDGSGMLGLMEFHLLWNKIQKYLEIFQNFDTDNSGTMSSHEMRGATAKAGFQVNSNVLQSIVNRYADAEYAIDFDCFVGCLIKLEMLFKMFRALERADTGTMELDIQQWLCLYIQLNKAFMGSSISFTHPPIRFKNLSKMSGIASKLQHDREKSHGIGSNSHAVKYLNQDFESLRRSCLERGQLFQDDSFEALPSSLGYKDLGPNSSKVRGITWKRPKELCSNPQFIVENATRTDICQGALGDCWLLAAIASLTLNKEVLSRVVPHDQSFEEKYAGIFHFEFWQFGEWVDVVVDDRLPTKDGELLFVHSAEGSEFWSALLEKAYAKINGCYEALSGGSTTEGFEDFTGGIAERHELKNADPRLFKIIKKALERGSLLGCSIDITSASDSEAVTYRKLVKGHAYSVTGAEQVDYRGDQVQLIRIRNPWGQVEWNGAWSDRSSEWRYVSDGDRKRLTNRCEDGEFWMSFSDFLRQYSRLEICNLTPDALTGDEFKKWAESEFEETWRRGVSAGGCRNFPDSFWMNPQFVIKLEEVDDDPEDGEEGCTFIVGLMQKNRRRMRKMGQDMETIGFAIYELPDEYSGQRQVHLKRNFFVRNCSAARSETFINLREVSNHFCLPPGEYLIVPSTFEPNKNGDFYVRVFSEKQTAFQEIDDPVACHVEKIDIDEDDISDRFKRLFGQLAGHDVEISAFELQKILNRVVVKREDIKTSGFSLTTCHHMVNLLDKDGSGKLGLVEFKILWTKIEKFLDVYKEKDANQSGCMNSSEMRMAVEEIGFSLNTALHQIILARYSEEDLTIDFDSFVCSMIRLESLFNIFNTLEKNGSGEIELGFMEWLNLAML, from the exons ATGACGTCCACTGCAGAGCGACTGGCCCGTCAGAAGGAGAGGGCAGAAGGCATCGGCACCAACCAGCAAGCGGTGAAGTTCTCCCAACAGGATTATGAGACGCTGCGCCAGGAGTGCCTGAAGCGCGGACGTCTATTTGAGGATGACTGCTTTCCAGCTGAGCCTAAATCCCTGGGCTTCAACGAGCTGGGACCGTACTCATCCAAAACCAGGGGCGTTGTTTGGAAAAGGCCAACG GACCTGTGCTCTGAGCCACAGTTCATTAAGGACGGGGCGACGACCACAGACATTTGCCAAGGAGCTCTGG GTGACTGCTGGCTACTGGCTGCAATAGCCTCTCTGACTCTTGACCAGCGGATCCTGGCTCGCGTGGTGCCCCCCGGACAGAGCTTTTCCGATGATTATGCCGGGATATTTCACTTCCAG TTTTGGCAGTTTGGCGAGTGGGTGGACGTGGTGATTGATGACCGCGTACCCACCAAAGATGGAAAGCTTCTGTTTGTCCATTCAACGGAGGGCTCAGAGTTTTGGAGCAGCCTGCTGGAAAAGGCCTACGCCAA AGTGCAAGGCAGCTACGAGGCCCTTTCTGGAGGAAACACCATCGAGGGTTTTGAGGACTTCACAGGAGGGATTGCAGAAGTCTACACTTTAGACAAAGCTTCAGCGAAGCTCTTCCACATCATGCAAAGGGCCCTGAGCCTGGGTTCGCTGCTGGGTTGCTCTATAGACGTAATACCTATTTGCATACTGATTTGCGTGCTCACatgcaagaaaaaacaaacccacaGCCGACTGATACGATCTAAacgtttgttcttgttttttttgcagatcaCCAGTGCCTACGAGACAGAGGCAATTACAGCGCTGAAACTTGTCAAGGGGCATGCTTACTCAGTCACTGATGCAAAGGAG gTTCAGTTTCGAGGCAGGCCAGTTCAGCTGGTCCGCATCAGGAACCCCTGGGGTCAGGTGGAATGGACTGGGCCATGGAGTGATGA ATCCAGTGAATGGGACCACGTCAGTGAAGATGAGAAATCGAAGTTGAACCATGTGGCTGACAATGGAGAGTTCTG GATGTCCTATTCAGACTTCATCAAGCAGTTCACAAAGCTGGAGCTCTGTAACCTGACCCCGGACACGCTCATGAGTGACGATGTGGGCCACTGGAACAACTACCAATTTGAAGGGGTTTGGAGGGTGGGATCCACCGCTGGTGGCTGCCGCAACAACCCAG CCACATTCACGTCCAACCCTCAGTTTGTGGTGCGCCTGGAGGATGTGGATGATGACCCTCTGGATGAGGAGGATGGGTGTACCTTGCTGGTGGGGCTGATGCAAAAGGATGGAAGACGGCTGAAGAGGCTTGACCGCAACCTAGAAACCATTGGCTTTGCCATTTATAAG GTCCCGGACGAG TACAAAGGCTGCAGCAATGTTCACCTAGGTCCGGACGTCCTGCTGAGACAGAAGGCCGTGGCCATGAGCAGCAACTTCATCAACACGCGGGAAGTGTGCGACCGCTTCAAACTTCCTCCGGGAGAATATGCAATAGTTCCTTCGACCTTCAAGCCTCACAAGCCGGGCAGCTTTGTCCTGCGGGTGTTCTCAGAGAAGAAGGCTGCAGCCAG TCGACTGCAGGTGGATATCAAGGCTGAAATAGAGGAG GAAGAAGTATCTGAGAGCGATGTGGATCCTCGTTTCAAACATCTCTTCAAGCAGATTGCTGGAAAT GACATGGAGGTATCAGTCTTCGAACTGATTACAATTTTGAACAACGTCGTCTCTCACC acTCTGACATCAAAACAGATGGCTTCAGCCTCGAGACAGGTCGCCTCATTGTCAGCCTGCTGGAT AAAGATGGGAGTGGCATGTTGGGATTAATGGAGTTCCACTTGCTGTGGAACAAAATCCAGAAATACCTG GAGATCTTTCAAAATTTCGACACAGACAACTCTGGCACAATGAGCTCCCACGAGATGAGAGGCGCTACCGCTAAAGCAG GTTTCCAAGTGAACAGTAATGTGTTGCAGTCCATTGTCAATCGCTATGCGGATGCTGAGTACGCCATAGACTTTGACTGTTTTGTGGGGTGCCTCATAAAACTAGAAATGCTCTTCA AAATGTTTAGGGCTCTGGAGAGAGCTGACACGGGGACGATGGAGCTGGATATACAGCAG TGGCTGTGCCTT TATATTCAACTGAACAAAGCTTTTATGGGGAGCAGCATTAGCTTCACTCATCCACCCAT ACGGTTCAAAAATCTTTCAAAAATGTCCGGGATTGCGTCAAAACTTCAGCACGACCGAGAAAAATCGCACGGGATAGGATCCAACTCTCATGCGGTGAAATACCTCAACCAGGACTTTGAATCGCTGCGGAGAAGCTGCCTGGAGAGAGGACAGCTATTTCAGGATGACAGCTTTGAGGCTCTGCCCTCGTCCTTAGGATATAAAGATCTCGGACCCAATTCCTCCAAAGTGCGAGGCATCACCTGGAAAAGACCCAAG gaATTGTGTTCCAATCCACAATTTATAGTTGAAAATGCAACCAGGACTGATATTTGCCAAGGAGCCCTCG GTGACTGCTGGCTCCTGGCGGCCATCGCCTCCTTGACTCTCAACAAAGAGGTTTTGTCTCGCGTTGTCCCTCACGACCAAAGCTTTGAGGAGAAATACGCCGGCATCTTCCACTTTGAG TTCTGGCAGTTTGGCGAGTGGGTGGATGTGGTGGTTGACGACCGCTTGCCCACCAAAGATGGAGAGCTGCTGTTTGTTCACTCAGCGGAGGGCTCGGAGTTTTGGAGCGCGCTGTTGGAGAAGGCCTATGCCAA AATAAATGGATGCTATGAGGCTCTTTCCGGAGGCAGCACCACTGAGGGATTTGAGGACTTCACGGGAGGCATTGCCGAGAGACATGAGCTGAAGAACGCAGATCCTCGCCTCTTCAAAATCATTAAGAAGGCCTTGGAGAGAGGCTCCCTTCTGGGATGCTCCATTGAT ATCACCAGCGCATCTGACTCAGAAGCTGTCACATATCGCAAGTTGGTGAAAGGCCACGCCTACTCGGTGACGGGAGCGGAGCAG GTGGATTACAGAGGAGACCAGGTGCAGCTGATCAGGATTAGGAACCCGTGGGGTCAGGTGGAGTGGAATGGAGCTTGGAGTGACCG GTCGTCCGAGTGGAGATACGTGAGCGACGGGGACCGAAAGAGGCTGACCAACCGCTGTGAGGATGGGGAGTTCTG GATGTCGTTTTCCGACTTCCTGCGGCAATATTCTCGCCTTGAGATCTGCAACCTCACCCCTGATGCGCTCACGGGCGATGAGTTCAAGAAATGGGCAGAGTCAGAGTTTGAAGAAACGTGGAGACGAGGCGTTTCAGCTGGTGGCTGCAGAAACTTTCCAG ATTCCTTCTGGATGAATCCTCAGTTTGTCATaaagctggaggaggtggacgatGATCCTGAGGACGGTGAGGAGGGCTGCACCTTCATCGTGGGCTTGATGCAGAAGAACCGGCGGCGTATGAGGAAAATGGGGCAGGACATGGAGACCATCGGCTTTGCCATATATGAG CTGCCTGATGAG TACTCCGGCCAAAGGCAAGTGCACTTGAAGAGAAACTTCTTTGTGCGCAACTGTTCAGCAGCGCGCTCCGAGACCTTCATCAACCTGAGGGAAGTGAGCAACCACTTCTGTCTCCCCCCGGGAGAATACCTCATCGTCCCCTCCACCTTTGAGCCCAACAAGAACGGGGACTTTTATGTGCGGGTGTTCTCTGAGAAACAGACAGCTTTCCA AGAGATTGATGATCCTGTAGCCTGCCATGTTGAGAAG ATTGACATCGATGAAGATGACATCAGTGACAGATTCAAGAGACTGTTTGGACAGCTCGCTGGACAT GATGTGGAGATTTCTGCATTCGAGCTGCAGAAAATCCTCAACCGAGTGGTGGTGAAGA GAGAAGACATCAAAACCAGTGGGTTTAGCCTGACAACCTGCCACCACATGGTCAATCTGCTCGAC AAAGATGGAAGCGGAAAGCTGGGACTGGTGGAGTTTAAGATTCTGTGGACAAAGATTGAGAAGTTCCTG GATGTGTACAAAGAGAAAGACGCAAACCAGAGTGGCTGTATGAACTCATCGGAGATGCGGATGGCTGTTGAGGAGATTG GTTTCTCTCTCAACACCGCTCTGCATCAGATAATTCTGGCCCGCTACAGCGAGGAAGACCTCACCATTGACTTTGACAGCTTTGTGTGCAGCATGATCCGCTTGGAGTCACTCTTCA acatcttcaacaccctGGAAAAGAACGGGTCCGGTGAGATAGAATTGGGTTTTATGGAG TGGCTGAATCTGGCAATGCTGTAG